In Halorubrum sp. PV6, a single window of DNA contains:
- a CDS encoding potassium channel family protein, with protein MSLPVEIAFGIYLGIVTGVVPALVAGTLGFVFKYVTDVTIPGLGVVVLSLAIAGINGGLLALNDETIRSSERAPAVLTAIVVVLMLSLYAHAQGDRLGSSVPKRISLQRLRDRTLSTDVIELVGGRGRVSVEVTGEVNDMEGYPPLPAETRQAIRDGEWTFPADLPLTELESRLAERLQTELDLADATVRIDEQARATVAAAPPTGALSKRVPEGKRAVSVAALVPTGIARGDVVRVIASDLDVKGTVLAARSSGDVDPKAAAGGESGTDDSPPSDDAVRTDGGTVPVAPPPTATAPTTTGGEGRVTVAVDRADATALLRAERGRVLVLSRGTRREYELTTLLRRAGKRFRKVSVVAGGPLDGHTIGDADVREAYDVAVLAAHHESWTIAPSGSQSLSAGDDLFVVGSRDAIDRFAEVAA; from the coding sequence ATGTCACTCCCCGTTGAGATCGCCTTCGGGATCTACCTCGGGATCGTCACCGGGGTTGTCCCCGCGCTCGTGGCAGGGACCCTCGGGTTCGTTTTTAAGTACGTCACCGACGTGACCATCCCCGGTCTCGGGGTGGTCGTCCTGTCGCTCGCGATCGCGGGGATCAACGGCGGCCTGCTCGCGCTCAACGACGAGACGATCCGCTCCTCGGAGCGCGCTCCGGCGGTTCTGACGGCTATCGTCGTGGTGTTGATGCTCTCGCTGTACGCTCACGCGCAGGGCGACCGCCTCGGAAGCAGCGTCCCGAAGCGGATCTCGCTCCAGCGGCTCCGCGACCGCACGCTCTCGACCGACGTGATCGAACTCGTCGGCGGGCGGGGCCGGGTCTCCGTCGAAGTGACCGGCGAGGTGAACGACATGGAGGGGTATCCGCCCCTGCCCGCCGAGACGCGGCAGGCGATCCGCGACGGCGAATGGACCTTCCCGGCCGACCTCCCGCTCACGGAGTTGGAGTCGCGGCTCGCGGAGCGCCTGCAGACCGAGCTCGACTTGGCCGACGCGACGGTCCGGATCGACGAACAGGCGCGCGCGACCGTGGCCGCCGCGCCGCCGACCGGGGCGCTCTCGAAGCGGGTCCCGGAGGGGAAACGCGCGGTGTCGGTCGCCGCGCTCGTGCCGACCGGAATCGCCCGCGGCGACGTGGTCCGCGTGATCGCCTCGGACCTCGACGTGAAGGGAACGGTGCTCGCCGCGCGGTCGAGCGGCGACGTGGACCCGAAAGCAGCCGCGGGGGGCGAGTCGGGGACCGACGACTCCCCGCCGTCCGACGACGCGGTCCGGACCGACGGCGGAACGGTGCCGGTCGCGCCGCCGCCGACGGCAACCGCGCCGACGACGACGGGGGGCGAGGGGCGAGTGACCGTCGCCGTCGACCGCGCCGACGCGACCGCGCTGCTCCGCGCCGAGCGCGGCCGCGTGCTGGTGCTGTCTCGCGGCACCCGTCGCGAGTACGAACTCACGACGCTTCTGCGGCGGGCCGGCAAGCGGTTCCGGAAGGTCTCGGTCGTCGCCGGCGGCCCGTTGGACGGCCACACCATCGGCGACGCCGACGTTCGCGAAGCGTACGACGTCGCCGTCCTCGCGGCACACCACGAGTCGTGGACGATCGCACCGAGCGGGTCGCAGTCGCTGTCGGCCGGCGACGACCTGTTCGTCGTCGGGAGCCGCGACGCCATCGACCGGTTCGCGGAGGTGGCCGCGTGA
- a CDS encoding TrkA C-terminal domain-containing protein, with protein sequence MTPTVAALVDVGFAQPRQAAVTLATFAVVAALVTGSAALAYRWYFRAEIPEGVAALLGVAVVALYLNTTSLGSVAAGDNPTLLAPESVFFNLVSLGVAMVIAPVGRYMGDRLSVDVFALSGARQLEGELSGMVRAVGRFTAVTLPETDEIRDMDTYDPVSPEKKAELSEKTLLFPRKLPVADLRERLVSRIKSEYGVGYVDVDVDADGTLQYFAVGSRAAGIGPTLAPGTAATAVAADPPNNATAGDAVQLWRDDAEKRVATGELRGVAGDAVTVALDESDAERLTDETGYRLVTLPAEPRADREFASLLRNADETMAAVTVAAGSALDGSTVADVDTVVAAVRPNEGSVQPIPSGTYALGAGDLVYLVGRPDAIRRFEAAARVAEPDSADGDGGGNAPVEEVTEGHRGADSERDPDRAQRS encoded by the coding sequence GTGACGCCGACCGTCGCTGCGCTCGTCGACGTCGGCTTCGCGCAACCCCGGCAGGCGGCGGTCACCCTCGCCACGTTCGCCGTCGTCGCCGCGTTGGTCACCGGGAGCGCGGCGCTGGCCTACCGCTGGTACTTCCGCGCGGAGATTCCGGAGGGCGTCGCCGCCCTCCTCGGGGTGGCCGTCGTCGCGCTGTACCTCAACACGACCTCGCTGGGGTCGGTGGCGGCGGGCGACAATCCGACGCTTTTGGCGCCCGAAAGCGTGTTCTTCAACCTCGTCTCGCTCGGCGTCGCGATGGTGATCGCCCCGGTCGGTCGGTACATGGGCGACCGGCTCTCCGTCGACGTGTTCGCGCTCTCGGGGGCGAGGCAACTCGAGGGCGAACTGAGCGGGATGGTACGCGCGGTGGGGCGGTTCACGGCGGTGACGCTCCCCGAGACCGACGAGATCCGCGACATGGACACCTACGACCCCGTCTCGCCGGAGAAGAAGGCGGAGCTCTCCGAGAAGACCCTGCTCTTCCCGCGGAAACTGCCGGTCGCAGACCTCCGCGAACGACTCGTCTCCCGGATCAAATCGGAGTACGGCGTCGGCTACGTCGACGTCGACGTCGACGCCGACGGGACGCTGCAGTACTTCGCCGTCGGCTCCCGCGCCGCGGGGATCGGGCCGACGCTCGCGCCGGGAACCGCGGCGACGGCGGTGGCCGCCGACCCGCCGAACAACGCCACCGCCGGCGACGCGGTACAGCTGTGGCGAGACGACGCAGAAAAGCGGGTCGCCACCGGCGAACTGCGTGGAGTCGCCGGCGACGCCGTCACCGTGGCGCTCGACGAGTCGGACGCCGAGCGGCTGACCGACGAGACTGGGTACCGGCTGGTGACGCTTCCCGCCGAGCCGCGGGCGGACCGGGAGTTCGCCTCGCTGCTCCGGAACGCCGACGAGACGATGGCCGCCGTGACCGTCGCGGCGGGGAGCGCCCTCGACGGGAGCACCGTCGCCGACGTCGACACCGTGGTCGCCGCGGTGCGACCGAACGAGGGGTCGGTCCAGCCGATTCCCTCGGGGACGTACGCGCTCGGCGCCGGCGACCTCGTCTACCTCGTCGGACGGCCGGACGCGATCCGCCGGTTCGAGGCGGCCGCGAGGGTCGCCGAGCCGGACTCGGCGGACGGAGACGGGGGCGGGAACGCACCGGTCGAGGAGGTGACAGAGGGTCATCGCGGCGCCGATTCCGAGCGCGACCCCGACCGGGCGCAACGCTCTTGA
- a CDS encoding ubiquitin-like small modifier protein 1, producing the protein MHWKLFADLAEIAGGRDIDVSAEPGDTVGDALDALLTAHPDLRERVLDDGEVADHINVLRNGRNVRHDGGMDATLEAGDELALFPPVSGGAVGRPAGR; encoded by the coding sequence ATGCACTGGAAGCTGTTCGCCGACCTCGCCGAGATCGCCGGGGGCCGCGACATCGACGTGAGCGCGGAGCCCGGCGATACGGTCGGCGACGCCCTCGACGCGCTGTTGACGGCCCACCCGGACCTCCGCGAGCGAGTGCTCGACGACGGCGAGGTCGCCGACCACATCAACGTCCTCCGGAACGGCCGAAACGTCCGCCACGACGGCGGGATGGACGCGACGCTCGAAGCCGGCGACGAGTTGGCGCTGTTCCCGCCGGTGAGCGGGGGCGCGGTCGGGCGGCCGGCCGGCCGCTAA
- a CDS encoding deoxyhypusine synthase: MSDSDDGHEQSDGGDPPREEFHEDPVGHTRASAGMTVGELVEGYGDAGIGAASVNEAGDVLAEMFENDDCTVFLSLAGAMVPAGMRRIVSELIRDGYVDAVVTTGANLTHDAIEAIGGKHHHGRTHDPEKSLREHDEGLRDEGVDRIYNVYLPQEHFAAFEGHLREEVFPPLAADPNAEGADPVGIADLTRELGRANAAVNERDDVAEDPGVAAAAYECDVPIYCPAVQDSVLGLQAWMYAQTADFTLDALTDMTELTDLAFDADDAGCLLVGGGVPKNFTLQTMLVTPRAYDYAVQITMDPEATGGLSGATLEEARSWGKLEKDARNASVYGDATVMLPMLVAAARERVE; this comes from the coding sequence ATGAGCGACAGCGACGACGGCCACGAGCAGAGTGACGGCGGCGACCCGCCGCGAGAGGAGTTTCACGAGGACCCCGTCGGCCACACCCGCGCGAGCGCCGGGATGACCGTCGGAGAGTTGGTCGAGGGGTACGGCGACGCCGGCATCGGCGCCGCGTCGGTCAACGAGGCCGGCGACGTGCTCGCGGAGATGTTCGAGAACGACGACTGCACCGTCTTCCTCTCGCTGGCCGGCGCGATGGTGCCGGCGGGGATGCGACGGATCGTCTCCGAACTGATCCGGGACGGCTACGTCGACGCGGTCGTGACGACGGGCGCGAACCTCACCCACGACGCCATCGAAGCCATCGGGGGGAAACACCACCACGGGCGGACGCACGACCCGGAGAAGAGCCTCCGCGAACACGACGAGGGGCTCCGCGACGAGGGCGTCGACCGCATTTATAACGTGTACCTCCCGCAGGAGCATTTCGCGGCCTTCGAGGGCCACCTGCGCGAGGAGGTGTTCCCGCCGCTTGCGGCCGACCCGAACGCCGAGGGGGCCGACCCGGTGGGGATCGCAGACCTCACGCGCGAACTCGGGCGCGCCAACGCTGCGGTCAACGAGCGCGACGACGTGGCCGAAGACCCCGGCGTCGCCGCGGCGGCGTACGAGTGCGACGTGCCGATATACTGCCCCGCGGTGCAAGACTCCGTGCTCGGGCTGCAGGCCTGGATGTACGCCCAGACCGCGGATTTCACGCTCGACGCGTTGACCGACATGACCGAGTTGACCGACCTCGCCTTCGACGCCGACGACGCCGGCTGCCTGCTCGTCGGCGGCGGCGTCCCGAAGAACTTCACGCTCCAGACGATGCTCGTCACGCCGCGAGCGTACGACTACGCGGTCCAGATCACGATGGACCCCGAGGCGACGGGCGGCCTCTCCGGCGCGACCTTAGAGGAGGCGCGTTCCTGGGGGAAGTTGGAGAAGGACGCGCGCAACGCCTCCGTCTACGGCGACGCGACCGTGATGCTCCCGATGCTCGTGGCGGCCGCTCGCGAGCGCGTCGAGTAG
- a CDS encoding 50S ribosomal protein L37e — protein sequence MTGSGTPSQGKKNKTVHVKCRRCGEKSYHVKKERCASCGFGDSASRRDYAWQSKNGDN from the coding sequence ATGACCGGCTCCGGAACGCCCTCTCAAGGGAAAAAGAACAAGACGGTTCACGTGAAGTGCCGCCGCTGCGGCGAGAAATCGTACCACGTCAAAAAAGAGCGCTGCGCCTCCTGCGGCTTCGGCGACTCGGCGTCCCGCCGCGACTACGCCTGGCAGTCGAAGAACGGCGATAACTGA
- a CDS encoding LSM domain-containing protein has translation MSGRPLDVLEASLEEPVTVHLKDGTTYYGILAGYDQHMNVVIEPESDVDDRVDDDLDGEFAVAIEDTTIIRGDNVVTIKA, from the coding sequence ATGAGTGGACGACCCCTCGACGTGCTCGAAGCGTCGCTCGAGGAGCCGGTAACGGTTCACCTGAAGGACGGAACGACGTACTACGGGATCCTCGCTGGCTACGACCAGCACATGAACGTCGTCATCGAGCCGGAGTCCGATGTCGACGACCGCGTCGACGACGACCTCGACGGCGAGTTCGCCGTCGCAATCGAAGACACAACGATTATACGCGGCGATAACGTCGTCACCATCAAAGCATGA
- a CDS encoding twin-arginine translocation signal domain-containing protein encodes MTRESPSRRGFLAGIATAGAGAVAGCSTSPLGGDGEGRRGEAASVPPDLVDAVEWPAAPFPATVPESFGADHESRARDLLAAVPADPSLPNAAVAAAIADDRERAAERTATEPSDPWPTEALSARRRARGEAATVRGAYRAATGVDDGSELAARRRAVREDRAALAADLEYRAPSTTAAALAYEPVESLLAACERHLRPTVRYPDDPVAAPFRAGDAVGDVERARAAATDAAGLRDAFRGSRDEPEPRWASLVAAADALDGSVRRTRAEVRRRTGDEAAPVDADLSGTVAQELAVASHRRAETAVGDVERASDAGHHAEAVAEAGTALAAIEARRWAVEGIEEGRYREPPSESSLRSAAERAREAVAEAVDGGDGLASRIALPAVTSLERTADAIDRGYADAGRTQARLRYVALYADAVPAATAFVRERLE; translated from the coding sequence GTGACTCGCGAGTCGCCGTCGCGCCGCGGCTTCCTCGCCGGCATCGCGACGGCCGGCGCTGGGGCGGTCGCGGGGTGTTCCACCTCGCCGCTCGGCGGCGACGGCGAGGGGCGGCGCGGCGAGGCGGCCTCCGTGCCGCCGGACCTCGTCGACGCGGTCGAGTGGCCGGCCGCGCCGTTCCCGGCGACCGTCCCCGAGTCGTTCGGCGCGGACCACGAGTCCCGCGCACGCGACCTGCTCGCCGCCGTCCCCGCGGACCCGTCGCTCCCGAACGCGGCGGTCGCCGCGGCGATCGCCGACGACCGGGAGCGGGCGGCCGAGCGCACCGCCACCGAGCCGTCCGACCCGTGGCCGACCGAGGCCCTCTCCGCCCGGCGACGGGCCCGCGGTGAGGCCGCGACGGTCCGCGGCGCCTACCGGGCGGCCACGGGCGTCGACGACGGGAGCGAACTCGCCGCCCGCCGTCGCGCCGTCCGCGAGGACCGGGCGGCGCTCGCCGCCGACCTGGAGTACCGCGCGCCGTCGACGACGGCCGCGGCGCTCGCCTACGAGCCGGTCGAGTCGCTGCTCGCGGCGTGCGAGCGGCACCTCCGCCCCACCGTCCGGTACCCCGACGACCCGGTCGCGGCGCCGTTCCGGGCCGGCGACGCGGTCGGCGACGTTGAGCGCGCGCGAGCCGCCGCGACCGACGCGGCGGGGCTCCGCGACGCGTTCCGTGGGAGCCGCGACGAACCCGAACCGCGGTGGGCGTCGCTGGTGGCGGCCGCGGACGCGCTGGACGGCTCGGTGCGCCGGACGCGCGCGGAGGTGCGGAGGCGAACCGGCGACGAGGCGGCGCCGGTCGACGCGGACCTGAGCGGGACCGTGGCACAGGAGTTAGCGGTCGCGAGCCACCGGCGGGCCGAGACGGCGGTCGGCGACGTCGAGCGGGCGTCCGACGCCGGTCACCACGCCGAGGCGGTGGCCGAGGCCGGCACCGCGCTCGCCGCCATCGAGGCGCGTCGGTGGGCCGTCGAGGGGATCGAGGAGGGGCGGTACCGCGAACCGCCGTCCGAGTCCTCGCTCCGGTCGGCGGCGGAGCGAGCGCGCGAGGCCGTCGCCGAGGCGGTCGACGGCGGCGACGGCCTCGCCTCGCGGATCGCCCTGCCGGCGGTGACATCGCTCGAACGGACCGCCGACGCGATCGATCGGGGGTACGCCGACGCCGGGCGGACGCAGGCCCGGCTGCGGTACGTCGCCCTGTACGCCGACGCGGTGCCGGCCGCGACCGCGTTCGTCCGCGAGCGACTGGAGTGA